The sequence ACAAGGTCCCGTCTGCTTTCTGGGTAGTTTTTGAGACATTGACcgtcaaagctttcacatccgcGGACACGGCAAAAACGGACACGCAAGGTTGCAGTCCTTCACATAGATCCCAATGACGGACACCCGGAAAAGTACACTCGGAATGTACGATTTCAAAATCGCATCAAACGACGCCTTCGAGACAGAACATCTGAGACGAGGCCGTCGGTTAGAAGCGTATAATCCGAAGGTCTCGACGCGCTGACGGTGGCCTGGTTCATGGTGCTGGGCTGAAGGGTAGAGCAGGGatggccccccctcccttcccctcccctcacccGGCTCGTGTCCGCAGGTGTCTCGGCTGGCGGGGGTGCTGGTCGGCCTGGGGGTGAGGAAGGGGGACCTGGTGGTGATCTACATGCCCATGATACCCCAGGCCATGTTCACCATGCTGGCCTGCGCCCGGATCGGGGCCACGCACAGCCTCATCTTCGGGGGCTTCGCCTCGAAGGAGCTGTCCGTCCGCATCGACCACGCCAAGGTGAGGTCCGcagcgcccccccccgcccacacaccgctcaaaggtgcaataggtcattttggacttctaacggtggagagaggaattgcagcagcaaacgccctcaaaccacaatactgtttatccctccgtcttctctgtgaccccccccccccgccattggctgtggcaattagaaccacttttcaaccaatgagcttgaattattgtacagctatgcaatgtttggtacagagtgtcggtccatcaactgtatatttagaaacccgaatttaatgactataaacacaggcagagggcgagtcaacatgtctgtgagaatttttcaatgataggaagggatttacaatggtcttgtaacaatgttttaacacaaaaatcttaccgattgtacctttaactctcAGTCATTTTACATGTATTCAATATATGGACAGTCATAGAACTTAACATGCAGTGGGTGCTGCTCTTTTAAAATTGGCTCAGAAAGGCTACTCTGATTTCCACAGAGAGAAACAACATTCGATTTTTTGATGTCAAACATACAGAAATGGCAAGTGCTCAGTTTTTTTGGAAGTTTAACCTTTATGTTTTTGGAGtgtataaaatagaaaaaaagaaaaagaaatctgtCTGGCACAAGAACGGAAGGCATTTCCTTTTCAAGAGATGATTGTGCTTGATCTAAAACTCATTTGGGCTGCAGGATAGCCGCAGGATGTTCCGGCTGGCAACTGTAAAGCTGCTGGCTCAAGCCCCTGCCGGGCATATAGGGGTGTTGACTTGAGGTTTGGTCCCAACTCAAAAATTAAcaacttttcctttttctcaAGAGCCATTGCGATCTTGAGCTAGGCCCCTTAACCCAAAAAACTGCTCCAGGGACATTACCTGTCTCTGACCCCACCTGAAACTGTTCTCTCTGGAATTTCTCCCAGGGTGTTCTTGAGAAAGAGAAACTTCTTCTCGAGGACTTCCTTTAcataaagtatttttaaaaagtctgtCCAAACCTGTCCTATACTTGTGCACATGTACAGAAAATGCACGTGGcgtacattaaaaataaaatatagcaaTTATGACGTGAAGCACAGggatatgtgtgtggtgtggagcTGGTGCAGTCGCAGGGCACCGTGCTCTTTGCGACTGCGGAGGTGTGGATCTGGCGTAGCCTTGTGGTGTTGGTAAGTCCTGTCATTTTGCCTTTTAGCCTAAAATACTAGTGACTGCTTCCTTTGGCATCGAACCTGGCAGAAGGGTGGAGTACATTCCTCTGGTGGAGAAAGCCCTGGAACTCAGCACTCACAAACCCAGCAAAGTCCTCATCTACAACCGCCCCAACATGGTATGGCTCCCCTATAACCGCACCAACATGTTATGACTCATCTACAACCGCACCAACATGGTATAACTCACCTACAACCGCACCAACATGGTATGACTCACCTATAATCGCACCAACATGGTATGACTCACCTATAACCGCACCAACATGGTATGACTCATCTACAACCGCGCCAACATGGTATGACTCACCTATAACCGCGCCAACATGGTATGACTCACCTATAACCGCACCAACATGGTGTGACTCACCTATAACCGCACCAACATGGTATGACTCATCTACAACCGCGCCAACATGGTATGACTCACCTATAACCGCACCAACATGGTATGACTCAGTTGCTCGTgttgctcgtgacgtaagaccaggaaaacgggaagtgaaacaggatgtaaaaaggtataaagatttgccgggagttgtggctgagtatggctgctgtaaggacgtgcttcgtccctgttatacttattaaagtgttgttaAATGCGGCGTGTGGTTGcttctcgctatacgggttctctgccttcctaagtgcaacacaacagaCATCAAGTGACGTCTTCcattatgccatcttgtgacagctgttatttCACGTTTATGTCACGTGTCATTTCAGCATTATAATCTATAACTGCTCCATAATGCCCCCCCCCACTGAAAGTTCTGGCCTGTAAAGGGCCTGACtaaaagctggtctagctttTCCGTTGGCAGGTGTGTGGGAGCACTGCTGTTTGTCTTCCTTCGAGGCGTATCAGGACCGTATCGCAACGATATCAGAACACGGTCTTACACAAGGGGCGGATTTACACAAGGTCAACGTCAAGACTTTGGCTATCGTCCATCAGAAGGACTTCTTCCACCGCAACCTCATATTGACGCAGTATTTTCACTTTTGAAATCCCAGACTGCCGGGGCCTGTACCTATCAGCACTTGAGAGGCTGCAGCCATGAACAGATCTTTGCTTTGGAAACGCAGTGATTGCCTAAGGGACCCGAGCACTGATTGCGTATTCAAAGTGACAGGACTCGCGAGTATGTTCCGCGGTACAGAGGTGTTTTGCCGTGTCCGCAAGTGTCATTggagcagtgcttctcaactccagtcctcgggacccggGAAGATTTTCTTTGTAACCAGGAACTAACACACCTGATGTAACATATCAAAGGCattttttggtggtttgattcgttcagtcattaaatcaggtgtgtgagttcctggttacaacaaaaatcttctggcaagtgggtcccgaagACCGGAGTTGACAAGCACTGTATTCAAGGTTGCCAGTAGGTAAATTGATGGCAGTCAGGAGAAACCAATCAGAAAAGTGCCCTAAAATAAGACCCAGGGAACCATTTTtaatgagtattattattaagataATTAATGTTTTCATGTGGGTTGACCTGCGCCCTGTCCTCGCGTTGAACAGGAGAAGGTGCAGATGCAGTCAGGCTTCAGCTCGGACTGGGAGGAGGAAATGGGGCGAGCGCGCCCTCAGGACTGCGTGCCTGTGCCTGTCAATCACCCTCTGTACGTCCTGTACACCTCCGGCACCACGGGGACGCCGAAGGTACGGTTGTAACGCGCTGCCCCGATCACCTCCATCTGGCACGGTCACTCATGGGATTCAACGCCCGGGtttaaaacctttttcttttttttcttttttccagtgCCTATCTCAGATGATTGCATGATACAGATTACTGACTCCTATGGTTACGCATTACTGCACAGTTTTGTACtttgattgttttattgttgccttctGTAAAGCACTCTGAGATCATGTTTATATGATGAATAGGGCTATATAAATAACATAATTATGCACAactagttttattattattattattgtgattaacGGTGAacaaccctgcccccccccccccccccttgtacTCTGCAGTGAGGCATGGTGAGGTTGAATGGAGGAGTTGGAGAAGAGAGTATGTTCTCGCTCAGGTTGGTTAAATGTGTTCTGTCTGGGCAGGGCATAGTGAGGGACACAGGAGGGTACGCTGTGATGCTGAACTGGACCATGTCGGGAGTGTACGGACTGAGACCCGGAGAGGTGAGCCACTGAAGCTCCCATACTGCACACCTTTCCAGGGTTTTATTTCGGGGTCCTGATACCCACGAGAAGGCGTTTGTGTGGCTTTAAGTACCAAAAGCAAGCTCCAGTTTTACATGTTCATCCTCCAGCACCTTTAACAAGAACAGATTGTTGtattgactgtgtctttaagccACATTAATATCAATTGACTCCAATGAACTGAATGTTGTCTGAATGAAGTCCAAGCCgttcatttaaatgcacattttcttcatatggattgtgtggatttattttggGACTGTGTTTTGAgactttctgtgtttttatcGCACCTTcatcctttataatccacatagcaagggagaTATCATTTTCCACACTATGGGACTTTTAACTCTCCTGTTCAACCACACGGTTAGTATGGTGTAGGGCAGTGACGTTACCTCACATATTGGTTATTAACTGTTCTCAGGTGTGGTGGGCGGCGTCAGACCTGGGCTGGGTTGTCGGTCATTCCTACATCTGTTACGCCCCACTTCTCCATGGCAACGCCACAGTTCTGTATGAGGTAAGCAAACGGTAAATACGTTAGCATACAGGTAAGCATGGTTCCAGTCCAATTTACAGTCTGGTCTTCTGTGGTTCTTGTTTGGTCTTGATTGGTATTGTCTTGCCTTCTcagatgttgttttgttttccagtgTCGTTGCCCTCTGGTTGTCTGGTGTGGTCAGGTGTgatggcggtggtggtggtggagtgtTGTGGTTTGGTGTGGGACTTTAGCCAGAACACTGTGGAACCCCATACTCTTTGCAATAATTGCAGTATCGTTGACCActgtgagtcaggacctcagtttaacgtctcatccgaAGGAAGTGTTTCCTACAGCAGTGACTCCTGCGAATGCTGCTTTCATTCCAGCCAATCTCTTCCTTGCTGAAAAAAGCACCtctagctaggttttgaaacagctggtacctggttgaccagttcagaccagctcccagctcaacatggtatagctggttgaccggtttaGACTAGCTCCCAGCCtgacatggtttgacaagctcaagctatgttttgaaacagctggtttaGCAGCTACCGGCTCAGACAATCTACCAgcaccagctggttgaccagcacatacccagctagaccagcttggccatggtggttgaccagcacatacccagctagaccagcttggccatggtggttgaccagcacatacccagctagaccagcttggccatgttggttgaccagcacatacccagctagaccagcttggccatgctggttgaccagcacatacccagctagaccagcttcatgaccagcttggccatgctggttgaccagcacatacccagctagaccatcttatgagcagcttgaccagctgaaaGTTCAAGCAGGtcgagctggcatagctggatcttacagcagggctgctcagTTGCTGTACACACGTGCTGTGATCGTTTGGCAGGGTAAGCCGGTGGGCACGCCGGACGCCGGAGCGTTTTTCCGCGTGCTGTCGGAGCACGGCGTGACGGCCTTGTTCACCGCTCCCACTGCGATACGGGCCATCCGCCAGGTGGATCCCCAGGCCTCTGCCGGCACCCTGTACCCCCGCCCCAGGTACACCTGCGCCTCAACGCCTCCCGCTACAGCCACTGTACGCGTGGAGGAGATCGCTTTTACGTGTTTTGGGTATCTTCAAATCAAAATTCACCTTTTCCTCAGTTTAGTCGGTTTTCTTCATAACCGTACACACACGTCTTGAAAGAATATCTTCCCAAAATAATGGTTTTAATACTGGTGTGTTTTCACACCAAAGCCTTCTTTCCATCGACTTCCTGGGAAACAAGATTTTACGTCATTGTGTAGCAGTGGGCAGGATATGTATGTCGATCAAATTTCTGTCCATTTTCCATTCCCCCCCAATCAATATCCCATTCACACAATGGCACGCATGGTCATTTGACATCAGTCAAATAGACTCCCCGCCCTTCAGAAAAATTCCCCCGTTTTTGACACGTGTATTCGTCATTGCAGGAGATAGTGCTGTGCCAACTTCTGTTTCAACTTGTTTTTTCCCGCTGCTGATTGGTGTGGTTGTCAGCTGACTAAGCCTCCTGCTGCTGATTGGTGTGGTTGTCAGGTGACTAAGCCTCCTGCTGCTGATTGGTGTGGTTGTCAGGTGACTAAGCTTCCAGCTGCTGATTGGTGTGGTTGTCAGGTGACTAAGCTTCCAGCTGCTGATTGGTGTGGTTGTCAGGTGACTAAGCCTCCTGCTGCTGATTGGTGTGGTTGTCAGGTGACTGAGCCTCCTGCTACCGATTGGTCTGTCCTCCAGGATGCGAAGTCTGTTTCTGGCAGGAGAGCGCTGTGACGTGGAGACTCTGGACTGGGCCAAAAGGAGCTTCGGGGTCCCTGTGCTGGACCACTGGTGGCAGACAGGTGAGTCGGTCGCACAGGGTGAAGTCAGAGGAGGATGAATAGAATGGGTAGGGGTAGGATTTGCAGGCACCTGACCAGCCAGTAGGGGCCGCTAGAGAGCCAGGAAGCACTGGACCGGTCAGGATTCGATGCCAAACACGAGAATAAGATTGTCTTAACCGAACGAGCAGCCTGCACCCAGCCCCTATAACCATGTTTAAATGAGGTGTAAAGAGCATTGGATAGCCCAATTTctttttagtattattattgttatttatttttgaaacttAATCGCCAACTGTGTTCTTAATGTTatttcaaaattgtttttatcATCTTCTAATGGTTTTTCATTCCAGCCTCTTACTGTTAtcattgtgttattttatacatgCTTTTATctattgtaaagcactttgtgctgtagtaatgtaatattattattagcccTTAAACAATAGCTGCAAAGATGGTCATTAATAGGCCCCAAAATCTGATATGAATTTGTGGATAGTGACTATCCTCCATTAGTAAAACATTCAGTTTTGGTGTAATATAAGCTGTTCTCTATTGGCAGAGTCTGGATCTGCCATAACTGCGACTTGCATTGGCCTTGGGAACTCTCTTGCGCCCCCTCCTGGACAAGCAGGCATGCCTGTACCGGGATACAACGGTGAGTACAGTGGGTCTGCTCACAAAAAAACTACGCTAGTCCGTTCCTGCCACAGCCAATTAACGAGCGTCACCGCATCCAGCATTATCTCTCCCCAGGAGATCCAAATACACGAAatgactgtttaaaaaaaaaaacaagtcccaTCCGTTTTTAATGGAACAGTTTATCCCATGAGAAATGGCTGCCGGAACCGGTGGGTCAGGCAGTATATCAATGCTGGAAGCCTTCTCTCAAACAGCGCTATAGCAACGGACTACAAGTGATGAAGACAGGGGTGCATCATAATTCACGATGGCTTGTAAATCACAGATCACACTGTAGCACTGAGCCGACAGTAAATTTGATGGCTATTCACTTACAATAATGCATCGCAGTCTACATTTTGACACATGGCACCGGTGtaagaatatgtttttttgagAATAGTTTTTAATGTGGTTGACGGGTTAGGTGGGTCAGGCGGGGTGACATCACGAGGGATAGTACCCACTGCTCTGCCGTTGACCTGTTGACCTACAGAGCCACTCCCCCTCTTTCAGTCACTGTGATCGACGACGACATGCAGGAAGTGAAGCCGAGGACTCTGGGAAACATTGTTGTAAGGTACGATATcatcgtgtgcgtgtgtgcgagcgtgtgtgtgtgcgtgtgcacacgcACCTGTGCCTGTTTGCTTGGATTTAATATTTATCACGGCTGGCTGACAATGCCATGGCTTCAGGTCTTTTGATAAAATGttgtaaaatgcacattttttaaatgatttaatttgtttcataAAAAGCGTAATCAAACGCCCATATTCGAAATGGTTATCCTAGAATGAGTTTTAAACTATTTATTCTGGAGAATAATTAGCTGTCCtggaaaatagaaaaatagaaaaataactaCTTGGACACTGCATTATTGGCACAGGTGTGCCGTCTATATACCTTCTGGCCACACGGGGGCAGCGTTCCTGCCACAAAGAGGCCAGTCAATCGTCATCTGTCTGTTTCCCGATTCTCCAGGCTTCCCCTGCCACCGGGGTCAGCCCTGTCTCTCTGGCACAACCACCAGCTGTTCGAGAAACTGTACTTCACCAAGTTCCCTGTAAGTACGACCCTCCGTTACTCTCATTCCCTGTGTTCAGCCACACGGTTTTCAACGAAATAATCTCAGCTTCCCGTTTCTATCATTTTAAGTCAGATGTAATATGGGTGTAGcaatgcttttttgtttgtttagtttttttttgtcgaCTTCTGTGTAGCAGTGGCCATTATCTTAATGATGAAAATTTCACTTACTTTGTTGCATGAGTAGAATAGTAGGTTGTGATGTAGCTATGATGTGGAATAAGTTATACTGCACCCTCCAGTGGTGTTGGTAAAGAAAGTAattataaaaatttttttcaaaaacacgAACATTACAAATTGTTGTATTTATGCCGTTTTGCATTGCAGTCCTGAACCCTGTGGAGCATATGTTTGGTTTCTAATCCACATCCGCAACGTCTCATCTCTCTGTAGGGATATTACGACACCATGGACGCCGGCTTTGTGGACGGGGAAGGCTACGTGTATGTCATGTCCCGgtctgatgatgtcatcaatGTGGCAGGCCACAGGTTGTCAGCGGGGGCTCTGGAGGAGGTGAGGCGAGGGGAACGTTTACAGTTTAACATGTCCAGAGAGCACTACGGTTGTCCTAAAAGCCGAGAGAGCTAGCATCTTTGAGCCTtggcttccccccccccagcttttttcccccattggGATTTAGATTTATGCCAAATATAAGGTCTGTGGCTAACATACGCTAAGGAGAGTTGAAAGTTTTATCACCTCCATTGATATCTCAAACCTGTATTTCTAATGCTGTAtttatgtgctttaaaaaaccATGTTGGTGTAGGGCcgtggtggtgcaacaggctaagatgcagcggacttgcgacTTGaggaaggcgtgtcgctctccttcgggccgccgacggacggggtgtgggcggtgtatctaatactagctcttattgaatcagacgggggaCAAttagctaccaaattgggagaaaaagcaacaaaaaaaaaaaaatgttggtaATAAGTTGATGAATTGAAACTGCAACGGTGACCTATTACCATTGATATTACCAGTGatatcaggtgtgtgtatgtctggcaggtgtgatatcaggtgtgtgtgtgtgtgttgcaggtgtgatatcaggtgtgtgtatgtgttgcaggtgtgatatcaggtgtgtgtatgtgttgcagatgtgatatcaggtgtgtgtgtatgtgtgttgcaggtgttgcaggggcgacatggctcaggcagtaagagcagtcgtctggcagtcggagggttgccagtttgatcccccgcccgggctgtgtcgaagtgtccctgagcaagacacctaacccccaaatgctcctgacgagctggttggcgccttgcatggcagccaatcgccgtcggtgtgtgagtgtctgtatgaatgggtgaatgagaagcatcaattgtacagcgctttggataaaggcgcaatataaatgccaaccatttaccatttatatcaggtgtgtgtgtgttgcaggtatgatatcaggtgtgtgtgtgtgtgttgcaggtgtgatatcaggtgtgtgtgttgcaggtatgatatcaggtgtgtgtgtgtgttgcaggtgtgatatcaggtgtgtatgtgttgcaggtgtgatatcaggtgtgtatgtgttgcaggtgtgatatcaggtgtgtgtatgtgttgcaggtgtgatagcaggtgtgtatgtgttgcaggtgtgatatcaggtgtgtgtatgtgttgcaggtgtgatatcaggtatgtttatgtgttgcaggtgtgatgtcaggtgtgtatgtgttgcaggtgtgatatcaggtgtgtgtatgtgttgcaggtgtgatatcaggtgtgtgtgagtgttgcatgtgtgatatcaggtgtgtgtatgtgttgcaggtgtgatatcaggtgtgtatgtgttgcaggtgtgatatcaggtgtgtgtatgtgttgcaggtgtgatatcaggtgtgtatgtgttgcaggtgtgatatcaggtgtgtgtatgtgttgcaggtgtgatatcaggtgtgtgtatgtgttgcaggtgtgatatcaggtgtgtatgtgttgcaggtgtgatatcaggtgtgtgtatgtgttgcaggtgtgatatcaagtgtgtatgtgttgcaggtgtgatatcaggtgtgtgtatgtgttgcaggtgtgatatcaggtgtgtgtgtgagtgttgcatgtgtgatatcaggtgtgtgtatgtgttgcaggtgtgatatcaggtgtgtatgtgttgcaggtatgatatcaggtgtgtgtgtgtgtgttgcaggtgtgatatcaggtgtgtgtatgtgttgcaggtgtgatatcaggtgtgtgtatgtgttgcaggtgtgatagcaggtgtgtatgtgttgcaggtgtgatatcaggtgtgtgtatgtgttgcaggtgtgatatcaggtgtgtgtgagtgttgcatgtgtgatatcaggtgtgtgtatgtgttgcaggtgtgatatcaggtgtgtatgtgttgcaggtgtgatatcaggtgtgtgtatgtgttgcaggtgtgatatcaggtgtgtatgtgttgcaggtgtgatatcaggtgtgtgtatgtgttgcaggtgtgatatcaggtgtgtgtgtgagtgttgcatgtgtgatatcaggtgtgtgtatgtgttgcaggtgtgatatcaggtgtgtatgtgttgcaggtgtgatatcaggtgtgtgtgtgtgtgtgttgcaggtgtgatatcaggtgtgtgtatgtgttgcaggtgtgatatcaggtgtgtgtatgtgttgcaggtgtgatatcaggtgtgtatgtgttgcaggtgtgataccaggtgtgtatgtgttgcaggtgtgataccaggtgtgtatgtgttgcaggtgtgatatcaggtgtgtgtgtgagtgttgcaggtgtgatatcaggtgtgtgtgtgttgcaggtgtgatACCAGGTGTGTACGTGTTGCAGGTGTGATatcaggtgtgtatgtgttgcaggtgtgatatcaggtgtgtgtgtgttgcaggtgtgatatcaggtgtgtgtatgtgttgcaggtgtgatatcaggtgtgtatgtgttgcaggtgtgataccaggtgtgtatgtgttgcaggtgtgatatcaggtgtgtgtgtgttgcaggtgtgatatcaggtgtgtatgtgttgcaggtgtgataccaggtgtgtatgtgttgcaggtgtgatatcaggtgtgtgtgtgttgcaggtgtgatatcaggtgtgtgtgtgtgttgcaggccaTCCTGCAGCACTCGGCAGTGGGAGACTGTGCTGTGGTGGGTCTGGAGGACTCTCTGAAAGGACACATTCCACTGGCTCTCTGTGTGCTGAGAAAAGGTGGGAAACATCAGACACGGCAATCTGTCTGTATAGAAGCACACCTgtaatgaaatgtgtgtgtgtgtgtgtgtgcgcgtgtttgatACACTTAGTACGTGTAGTGTTGTCCAGTTGTGTATGTAATGAGTATGAtgctgtatatatgtgtgtgtgtgatgcccttggtgtatgtagtgtgtggtaCACTGCTATGTATGATAAAGTAGGCGTGTAATATGTGTTTGAAACACAAATGTGTGGATGACAGtcggtgtgtaatgtgtatgatACAGCAGGTGTGTATGACAGTAGGTGTGTCATGTGCATATGATACAGTAGGTGTGTAATATGTGAATGAAATGGTAATGTGTGTATGACACACtaggtgtgtaatgtgtatgacACAGtcggtgtgtaatgtgtatgacACAGTCGGTATGTAATGTGTATGACGCAGTAGgtgtgtcatgtgtatgacacaGTAGGTGTGTAATACATGTATGAAATAGTAATGTGTGTATAGCACAGTAGGTATGTAAGATGTATGATACAgcaggtgtgtaatgtgtgtatgacaCAATCGGTGTGTAATGTGCGTATGACACAGTAGGTGTGTAATGTGCGTATGAGACAGTAGGTGTGTAATGCGTGGATGACAGTAGGTGTAATGCGTATGACGCAGTAGGTGTGTAATGCGTATGACGCAGTAGGTGTGTAATGCGTGTATGACACAGTAGGTGTGTAATGCGTATGATACAgttggtgtgtaatgtgtataacACAGTAGATGTGTAATGCGTATGATACAGTAGGTGTGTAATGCGTATGACACAGTAGGTGTGTAATGCGTATGACACAGTAGGTGTGTAATGCGTATGACACAGTAGGTGTGTAATGCGTATGACACAGTAGATGTGTAATGCGTGTATGACACAGTAGATGTGTAATGCGTATGATACAGTAGGTGTGTAATGCGCGTATGACACAGTAGATGTGTAATGCGTGTATGACACAGTAGATGTGTAATGCGTATGATACAGTAGGTGTGTAATGCGTATGACACAGTAGATGTGTAATGCGTGTATGACACAGTAGATGTGTAATGCGTGTATGACACAGTAGATGTGTAATGCGTATGATACAGTAGGTGTGTAATGTGCGTATGACACAGTAGATGTGTAATGCGTGTATGACACAGTAGATGTGTAATGCGTATGATACAGTAGGTGTGTAATGCGTGTATGACGCAGTAGGTGTGTAATGCGTGTATGACACAGTAGGTGTGTAATGTGCGTATGACACAGTAGGTGTGTAATGCGTATGACACAGTAGGTGTGTAATGCGTATGACACAGTAGATGTGTAATGCGTGTATGACACAGTAGATGTGTAATGCGTATGATACAGTAGGTGTGTAATGCGTGTATGACACAGTAGATGTGTAATGCGTGTATGACACAGTAGATGTGTAATGCGTATGATACAGTAGGTGTGTAATGTGCGTATGACACAGTAGATGTGTAATGCGTATGATACAGTAGGTGTGTAATGCGTGTATGACACAGTAGGTGTGTAATGTGCGTATGACACAGTAGATGTGTAATGCGTGTATGACACAGTAGATGTGTAATGCGTATGATACAGTAGGTGTGTAATGCGTGTATGACACAGTAGGTGTGTAATGTGCGTATGACACAGTAGGTGTGTAATGCGTATGACACAGTAGGTGTGTAATGCGTATGACGCAGTAGGTGTGTAATGCGTATGACACAGTAGGTGTGTAATGCGTGTATGACGCAGTAGGTGTGTAATGCGTGTATGACACAGTAGGTGTGTAATGCGTATGACACAGTAGGTGTGTAATGCGTGTATGACGCAGTAGGTGTGTAATGCGTGTATGACGCAGTAGGTGTGTAATGCGTGTATGACACAGTAGGTGTGTAATGCGTATGACACAGTAGGTGTGTAATGCGTATGATACAGTAGGTGTGTAATGCGTGCATGACACAGTAGGTGTGTAATGCGCGTATGATGCACTAGGTGTGTAATGTGCGTATGACGCCGTAGGTGTGTAATGCGTATGACGCAGTAGGTGTGTAATGCGTATGACGCAGTAGGTGTGTAATGCGTATGACGCAGTAGGTGTGTAATGCGTGTATGATGCACTAGGTGTGTAATGCGTGTATGACGCAGTAGGTG is a genomic window of Conger conger chromosome 19, fConCon1.1, whole genome shotgun sequence containing:
- the acss3 gene encoding acyl-CoA synthetase short-chain family member 3, mitochondrial yields the protein MNVFKPIILNSLFFNYAIGRGKCIAAIRNAKLVCSKRYWCGKSPHLTTVKVFKSSWRDCRSARAVQGVFAVSTRSVQVSSRNRKTAAVADTYEQTFRSARDTPEVFWSKAAESISWFETWSQTLDSSNLVSPKWFVGAKLNMCYNAVDRHVANGSGDKAAIIYDSPVTQTKNVITYNELKEQVSRLAGVLVGLGVRKGDLVVIYMPMIPQAMFTMLACARIGATHSLIFGGFASKELSVRIDHAKPKILVTASFGIEPGRRVEYIPLVEKALELSTHKPSKVLIYNRPNMEKVQMQSGFSSDWEEEMGRARPQDCVPVPVNHPLYVLYTSGTTGTPKGIVRDTGGYAVMLNWTMSGVYGLRPGEVWWAASDLGWVVGHSYICYAPLLHGNATVLYEVTGSYSRAAQLLYTRAVIVWQGKPVGTPDAGAFFRVLSEHGVTALFTAPTAIRAIRQVDPQASAGTLYPRPRMRSLFLAGERCDVETLDWAKRSFGVPVLDHWWQTESGSAITATCIGLGNSLAPPPGQAGMPVPGYNVTVIDDDMQEVKPRTLGNIVVRLPLPPGSALSLWHNHQLFEKLYFTKFPGYYDTMDAGFVDGEGYVYVMSRSDDVINVAGHRLSAGALEEAILQHSAVGDCAVVGLEDSLKGHIPLALCVLRKDVEQNPEDIVAEVVKLVRENIGPVAAFRRVLLVGSLPKTRSGKIPRSALSNLVNGKPYKITPTIEDPEVFKAIEETVRGRL